CGGCAGCCAGAAGAACGATGGCGGGATATTTGGCAAGAGAGCTATTGCCCCGCTTTTCCTCACTGGCGTCTTCCATGTCGATGGACAATTGGCAGCCAATGATCGGCTGCAAGCCATCGCCGAGCGCCTTCTGAGAAAACTCAAGCGCGATGAACAGGTTATTGGTATCGGTAATGGCAATGGCCGGTTGCTGGTCAGACGCAACCTTGCTCAGGATCTTCTTCAGCGGCAGCGCACCTTCCAGCAGCGAATAGGCCGAATGCACTCTCAAATGGACGAAACCTGGACCCGCCTTCACTACAGCCTGTCCGCTTGCGCCCATATCACTCATTGCATCCATCCTGCTTGCTTGTCGCCGCTACACACTGAAGACCGCCGCCATAAAACTTCTCGTTCAACCGAAATCGGCCCAAGGAAAAAGCAATGCAGCAGATGAAAGTGTTACCGCGTCCGATGTGCATTTAACAAAACGCACCGCGCTGTATGAAGGTTATTGTCCTAGGTTTGGCCCGCCATGTCCAGAAGACATGCAGCCTAACCGCGACCTATCCCCTTAAAGCGACAGGCGCCTTTGGCAGGCCCATCTAGATCAGGTCGCGCCCATACGATGCCCGGCATTTCAAAAAGCCATCGCCAGAACAGACAAGCTGGCGATAAAAACAGCCAGCGATGCGAATGCGGCGATGTCATGCAGAATGTCACTCATAGCTCACTCCTGTCTGGTTATGTATCCATTTTGTTCTCCTTTTGTTTGTTCGTCAACAGATATTTTTTCCCGGAGTTTGTCTACCAAAACCGGTTTCCATTTTTCTCTGACAAACACTAAGCGCCATACGAAAAACCCGCCGATCAGATGATCGACGGGTTTTGATATCGCTGATGTAAAAACTCTTTCCAGACCCGTGGGCGATTACAAATCGAAATCGACGATTCTGCCGTCCTGGAGAGTGACGCAGCGGTCCATCCGCCGGGCCAGTTCGTGATTATGGGTCGCAATCAACGCCGCAAGACCGGACTGGCGCACCAGCGCTTCCAGCGCGGAAAACACATAAGCTGCAGTTTCCGGATCGAGATTGCCGGTCGGTTCGTCCGCCAACAGCAACAGCGGCGCATTGGCGACAGCGCGGGCAATGGCCACGCGCTGCTGTTCGCCACCGGAAAGCTCGGCGGGACGGTGATCACCGCGATGGCCGATGCGCATGTAATCAAGCAAAGCCTTGGCACGCTTGCTGGCTTCCGGAATGCTCAAGCCCGCAATCATCTGCGGCATCATGATGTTTTCAAGCGCCGAAAACTCCGGCAACAGGTGATGGAACTGATAGACGAAGCCAATGCTGGTGCGGCGCATGGCCGTGCGGCCTTCCTCGGACAACTCATTGCAACGGGTGCCGCCAATCAGCACGTCGCCTTCCGTCGGATGTTCCAGCAGCCCGGCAATATGCAGCAGGGTGGACTTGCCCGTGCCCGACGGAGCAACGAGAGCGACGGTTTCGCCTTCGTATAATTTTAGTCCGGCGCCTTTCAGAATGGAAAGCTTGGTTTCGCCCTCCCCATAGGTGCGCGAGACCTCCGAAATTTCGAGAACAGGGTTGTTCGCCATGGATCCGCTGTTCCTTATTCGTAACGCAGGGCTTGCACGGGATCGAGCCGGGCTGCCCGCCATGCCGGAAAGATGGTGGCGATAAAGGATAGGGTGAGCGACATGATAATCACCGAAACCGTTTCACCAAAGCTCATATCCGCTGGCAATTTGCTTAGGAAGTAGAGTTGCGGATCAAACAACACGGTACCCGAGACCCAGGAGAAGAAATTCCGGATCGATTCGATGTTCAGACAGACCAGCACGCCCAGTCCGACGCCAGCGAACGTGCCAGCGATGCCGATGGCCGCACCTGTCATGAAGAAGATCCGAAGGATCGAACTTGAACTGGCGCCCATGGTCTTCAGAATGGCGATATCGCTGCTCTTGTCCTTCACCAGCATGATCAGGCCGGAGATGATGTTCAGCGCCGCGACGATGACGATCAATGTCAGGATCATGAACATCACATTGCGCTCCACCTGCAAGGCGGAGAAGAAGGTCTGGTTTCGCTGTCGCCAATCGCTGATAAACACCTGCCGACCCGCTGCCGCCTCGACCTTGGGACGCAGCTCATCGATGTCGTCAGGATTGGTGACGAACAATTCGATGGATTGCACCACGCCTTCCGCGTTGAAATAGAGCTGCGATTCTTCAAGCGGCATGTAGATGATCGAGGAATCATATTCCGACATGCCGATTTCGAACGTACCGGAAATCTTGTAGGATTTGACCCGCGGGTTGACGCCCATCGGGGTCACGTCCCCCTCTGGCGAGACCAGTGTGATAGAATCGCCCGCCTGCAAGCCGAGATCGTTGGCCATGCGCGAACCGATCAGCACGCCCTGGCCGGATGTGAAGCCAACCATGTCGCCGGTCTTGATATTTGCTGCCACTTCCTTGAGCTTCAACAGGTCGTCGGGACGAATGCCGCGCACCAGCGCACCCGTGCCAGCTCCGCCCTTGCCGGAAGCCAGCGTCTGGCCTTCGACCAGCGGCAGCGCCATGGTAACACCGGGTACGGCGGAGAATTTCTTGGCAAGATCGGCGAAGTCGGTGAAGGGACTATCGACCGGCTGAACGATCATATGCCCGTTTATGCCGAGGATACGAGAAATCAACTCGGTCCGAAAACCGTTCATGACAGCCATGACGATGATCAGGGTCGCAACCCCCAGCATGATGCCGACGAAGGAGAAGCCGGCAATAACCGAAATTACCGCCTCCTTGCGCCGGGCGCGCAGATAGCGCCAGGCCACCATGCGCTCGAATGCGGAAAACGGCTTTGCGGATGACGGCACTGCGGTATCGCCTGCCGCAGAGCTTCCGGTTTCACTGCTCAATCTTGCCTCCTGGCGTCGCTCAACCGGCAAGACGGTTGATGGCGGCCTCGATGGTCATGGTTTCACGCTCGCCGGTTTTACGGTTCTTCAGCTCGACTTCGCCATTGGCGACCGACCTCGGACCGACGATCACCTGGTAGGGAACGCCAATCAGATCCGCGAGTGCGAATTTCGCACCGGCGCGATCATCGGTATCGTCGAGAAGAACATCCTTGCCGGCCTTGATCAGCGCCCCGTACACGGTGTCGCATGCGCCATCGCAACCGGCATCCCCAGCCTTCATGTTGATGATGATAGCATCGAAAGGCGCGACGGAAGCCGGCCAGATAATGCCATTTTCATCATGGGAAGCTTCGATAATGGCCGGAACAAGGCGGGTCGGCCCAATACCATAGGATCCCATGTGGACAAGATGTTCCTTACCATCAGGTCCCTGCACCTTGGCGCCCATCGGTTCGGAATATTTGGTGCCGAAATAGAAGATATGACCGACCTCGATACCACGAGCGGAAATCTTCGCGTCATCCGGCATAGCAGCGTAAGCCGCCTCATCATGCATTTCAGAGGTGGCGGCATAGTGCGACGTCCAGTCGTCAAAAATCGCCTGAAGGCCAGCAACATCGTCAAAATCGGTATCGGCAGGCGGAATGGCGCGATCCAGGAAGCTCTTGTGACAAAACACTTCCGATTCACCGGTATCGGCGAGAATGATGAATTCATGGCTGTGATTGCCACCGATCGGGCCGGTATCGGCGCGCATTGGAATGGCCCGCAGACCAAGCCGGTCAAACGTCCGAAGATAGGCGGCAAACATCTTGTTATAGGAGTGAATGGCGCTTTCCTTCGTCAAATCGAAGGAATAAGCGTCTTTCATCAAAAACTCGCGCGACCGCATCGTGCCGAAGCGCGGCCTGATCTCATCACGGAATTTCAATTGTATGTGATAGAGGTTCAGCGGCAGGCTCTTGTAGGACTTTACATAGGACCGGAAGATGTCCGTGATCATTTCCTCATTGGTGGGACCGTACAGCATGGGCCGGTCCTGCCGATCCTTGATCCGCAGCATTTCCTTACCGTAATCGTCGTAGCGACCGCTTTCCTGCCAAAGCTCCGCCGATTGCAGGGTCGGCATCAGCAATTCCACTGCCCCTGCCCGGTTCTGCTCCTGACGAATGATCGCATTGACCTTGTCCAGCACGCGCTTGCCCAGCGGCAGCCAGGAATAGATGCCCTGCGACTGCTGTCGGATCATGCCGGTGCGCAGCATCAGCCGGTGAGAAACGATTTCCGCTTCCTTGGGATTTTCCTTCAGGATAGGCAAAAAATAACGGGAGAGACGCATACCGACTTCCATTGGTGAGGCGAGCCGCATTTCGTGCGGAATCAGCCGTATATCTGGTTTTTCTTGAAGCCTTCTAACCGTTTCGCACGCGGAAGAAAACCCGCCCCGTCCTTTTGTGCACGGCGGCGAAGGATAACAAGGCCCTGCGGCCCAATCTGCCTCATGCAGAGACATCTTAACGATCGGCTTGTTTTGGCTGGCTCATGACTGAACACCTGGCAAAAAACCGAGTTCCAGCTCCAAAACCGGGGCAAATCACTCACGCCTGAGCATTCGCTCACGGTCCAACCATGTCAAAATATTGACAAATCAGCAAAAACTTCCAGTTCAATTTCTTTTTTTAGAAAGCTGTAACAAAAATGCAAAAAGTTGATGACAAGCCTGCCTTGTTGAGCTAGTTTACGCTCACAAAACAGGCAGAAAGCTTAAATTTCTGCCGATTTCGCGGTTAAAGTCTTGGGAGGATCAGATCTTAGGCGCGG
The nucleotide sequence above comes from Agrobacterium vitis. Encoded proteins:
- the proS gene encoding proline--tRNA ligase, whose amino-acid sequence is MRLSRYFLPILKENPKEAEIVSHRLMLRTGMIRQQSQGIYSWLPLGKRVLDKVNAIIRQEQNRAGAVELLMPTLQSAELWQESGRYDDYGKEMLRIKDRQDRPMLYGPTNEEMITDIFRSYVKSYKSLPLNLYHIQLKFRDEIRPRFGTMRSREFLMKDAYSFDLTKESAIHSYNKMFAAYLRTFDRLGLRAIPMRADTGPIGGNHSHEFIILADTGESEVFCHKSFLDRAIPPADTDFDDVAGLQAIFDDWTSHYAATSEMHDEAAYAAMPDDAKISARGIEVGHIFYFGTKYSEPMGAKVQGPDGKEHLVHMGSYGIGPTRLVPAIIEASHDENGIIWPASVAPFDAIIINMKAGDAGCDGACDTVYGALIKAGKDVLLDDTDDRAGAKFALADLIGVPYQVIVGPRSVANGEVELKNRKTGERETMTIEAAINRLAG
- a CDS encoding ABC transporter ATP-binding protein: MANNPVLEISEVSRTYGEGETKLSILKGAGLKLYEGETVALVAPSGTGKSTLLHIAGLLEHPTEGDVLIGGTRCNELSEEGRTAMRRTSIGFVYQFHHLLPEFSALENIMMPQMIAGLSIPEASKRAKALLDYMRIGHRGDHRPAELSGGEQQRVAIARAVANAPLLLLADEPTGNLDPETAAYVFSALEALVRQSGLAALIATHNHELARRMDRCVTLQDGRIVDFDL
- a CDS encoding lipoprotein-releasing ABC transporter permease subunit, which gives rise to MSSETGSSAAGDTAVPSSAKPFSAFERMVAWRYLRARRKEAVISVIAGFSFVGIMLGVATLIIVMAVMNGFRTELISRILGINGHMIVQPVDSPFTDFADLAKKFSAVPGVTMALPLVEGQTLASGKGGAGTGALVRGIRPDDLLKLKEVAANIKTGDMVGFTSGQGVLIGSRMANDLGLQAGDSITLVSPEGDVTPMGVNPRVKSYKISGTFEIGMSEYDSSIIYMPLEESQLYFNAEGVVQSIELFVTNPDDIDELRPKVEAAAGRQVFISDWRQRNQTFFSALQVERNVMFMILTLIVIVAALNIISGLIMLVKDKSSDIAILKTMGASSSSILRIFFMTGAAIGIAGTFAGVGLGVLVCLNIESIRNFFSWVSGTVLFDPQLYFLSKLPADMSFGETVSVIIMSLTLSFIATIFPAWRAARLDPVQALRYE